The window GACATCTACCTGGGTAACGGCGTTTCCGAGCTGATCGTGATGTCGATGCAGGCCCTGCTGAACAATGGCGACGAAGTACTGGTGCCAGCGCCGGACTATCCGCTGTGGACCGCTGCCGTGAGCCTGTCCGGCGGCAACCCGGTGCACTACCTGTGCGACGAGCAGGCCAACTGGTGGCCGGACCTGGCCGACATCAAGGCCAAGATCACCCCGAACACCAAGGCCCTGGTGATCATCAACCCGAACAACCCGACTGGCGCCGTGTATTCGAAAGAAGTGCTGCTGGGCATGCTGGAGCTGGCTCGCCAGCACAACCTGGTGGTGTTCTCTGACGAGATCTACGACAAGATCCTGTACGACGACGCCGTGCACATCTGCACCGCGTCCCTGGCGCCGGACTTGCTGTGCCTGACCTTCAACGGTCTGTCCAAGTCCTATCGCGTCGCTGGTTTCCGTTCCGGCTGGATCGCCATTTCCGGCCCAAAACACCACGCCCAGAGCTACATCGAAGGCATCGACATGCTGGCCAACATGCGCCTGTGTGCCAACGTGCCGAGCCAGCACGCGATCCAGACCGCACTCGGCGGCTATCAGAGCATCAATGACCTGGTGCTGCCGCAAGGTCGCTTGCTGGAACAACGCAATCGCACCTGGGAACTGCTCAACGACATTCCAGGCGTGAGCTGCGTCAAGCCGATGGGTGCGCTGTATGCGTTCCCGCGGATCGACCCGAAAGTCTGCCCGATCCACAACGACGAGAAGTTCGTGCTCGACCTGCTGCTCTCCGAGAAGCTGCTGGTGGTGCAAGGTACGGCCTTCAACTGGCCTTGGCCGGATCACTTCCGTGTCGTGACCTTGCCACGGGTGGATGACCTGGACATGGCCATCGGCCGGATCGGCAACTTCCTCAAATCCTATCGCCAGTAAGCTGAACTTCACCGTGCGACGCGCGCGTCTGTCGCACGGTGATTAATTCAGCAACACATCTTTGCACCCCGCCAGACATCGCTGCCGCCATCGCTGACTGATGCCACGTTTCGTGACCGCGTCTAACAAAGACGGGGGCTGTGACGCGAATTGGCTGTCAAACGCGTCCGGCGTCCCCGTCGGAAATGCCCTGCAAGCAGCTAGACTGTTGCCGTAGGACACAGTTTGAAATAGTCACTCGGTTGAATAGCCCGGTGCAGCACCTTATATACCCCGCAGTACGCTACATCTTTAGCATGAGGAGATTTCTACAACCATGATGCGCATCCTGCTGTTTTTGGCCACTAACCTGGCGGTCGTGCTGATTGCCAGCATCACCCTGAGCCTTTTCGGCTTCAACGGGTTCATGGCGGCCAACGGGGTTGATCTCAACCTCAATCAGCTGCTGATTTTCTGTGCGGTCTTTGGTTTCGCCGGTTCGCTGTTCTCGCTGTTCATCTCCAAATGGATGGCGAAGATGAGCACCAGCACCCAAATCATCAGCCAGCCGCGCACACGTCACGAGCAATGGCTGCTGCAAACCGTCGAGCAACTGTCCCGCGAAGCCGGGATCAAGATGCCCGAAGTCGGGATTTTCCCGGCCTACGAGGCCAACGCGTTCGCCACGGGCTGGAACAAGAACGACGCATTGGTCGCGGTCAGCCAGGGTCTGCTCGAGCGTTTTTCGCCGGATGAAGTGAAGGCCGTCCTGGCTCACGAAATCGGTCACGTGGCCAATGGCGACATGGTCACCCTGGCGTTGATCCAGGGCGTAGTGAACACCTTCGTGATGTTCTTCGCGCGGATCATCGGCAACTTTGTCGACAAGGTGATCTTCAAGAACGAAGAAGGCCAGGGCATCGCCTACTACGTGGCGACCATCGTCGCCGAACTGGTCCTGGGCATTCTGGCCAGCTCCATCGTCATGTGGTTCTCGCGCAAACGCGAGTTCCGCGCAGACGAAGCCGGTGCACGTCTGGCAGGTACCAGCGCGATGATTGGCGCCTTGCAACGCCTTCGTGCAGAACAGGGTCTGCCGGTGCACATGCCGGATACGCTGAATGCCTTTGGCATCAACGGTGGCATCAAGCAAGGGTTCGCTCGTATGTTCATGAGCCACCCGCCGCTGGAAGAGCGTATTGACGCGTTGCGTCGTCGGGGCTGATAGCGCTCGCACTACGCAGTAAAAGAAAAGGCCCGCAGTGAATGCGGGCCTTTTTTTGTCTGCCGATTGATGCGGTGTTCATTCAGGCCCCATCGCGAGCAGGCTCCCACAGGTAACCGAATGATCCGAATAGACGCGATCTCCTGTGGGAGCGGGCTTGCTCGCGAAGGGTTCAGCAAACTCAACGCATCTTAATGGCTGGAAACCCGATACACCCGCTCTTCAAGCCGCGTGACGCCACTCTCGACAAACTTCCAGCTCTCGCCCAGCACGTCCTGGTCTTCCAGTATCTTCAGTGCCCAGGTCGCCCCGAACAACCGTTGCACTTCGTCGTCCAGCACCGCAAACGGCGGGCCGTCCATTTGCGCCTGGTCGTAATCCAGGGTAATCAAAATCCCCAGCGAATCCTTCGGCATAATCCGCTTCAGATGTTCGGCGTATTGCTCGCGCATGGTTGGCGGCAAGGCGATCAAGGCAGCGCGGTCGTACAGCGCACTGCAATCGGCGACATCGCCGGCAGTCAACGCGAAGAAATCACCGCACCAGATTTCGATCGAACCTGCTCGATAGACCGTAAAAGGGCCCTGGTCGCTGACGTCCGGATCAAACTGATGCTCGTGGAAAAAGTCTTCCACGGCCTTTTCCGACAGCTCGATGCCCAACACCTCGTGACCGCATTTCGCCAGCCACAGCAGGTCCAGGCTTTTCCCACATAACGGCACCAGTACACGCGCGCCCTCCTCCAGGCCCAACTGCGGCCAGTACCGTTGCAGATATGGATTCACTTCCGGCAGGTGAAAACCGATCTGATTCGACGTCCACCGCTTGTGCCAAAACTCCGGCTGCATAATTAATCCCGAAAATTCGATCAAAAGACCCTAAAACTTATATTAGATTTAGAT is drawn from Pseudomonas sp. 31-12 and contains these coding sequences:
- a CDS encoding pyridoxal phosphate-dependent aminotransferase — translated: MQVSKSNKLANVCYDIRGPVLKHAKRLEEEGHRILKLNIGNPAPFGFEAPDEILQDVIRNLPTAQGYSDSKGLFSARKAVMQYYQQKQVEGVGIEDIYLGNGVSELIVMSMQALLNNGDEVLVPAPDYPLWTAAVSLSGGNPVHYLCDEQANWWPDLADIKAKITPNTKALVIINPNNPTGAVYSKEVLLGMLELARQHNLVVFSDEIYDKILYDDAVHICTASLAPDLLCLTFNGLSKSYRVAGFRSGWIAISGPKHHAQSYIEGIDMLANMRLCANVPSQHAIQTALGGYQSINDLVLPQGRLLEQRNRTWELLNDIPGVSCVKPMGALYAFPRIDPKVCPIHNDEKFVLDLLLSEKLLVVQGTAFNWPWPDHFRVVTLPRVDDLDMAIGRIGNFLKSYRQ
- the htpX gene encoding protease HtpX — translated: MMRILLFLATNLAVVLIASITLSLFGFNGFMAANGVDLNLNQLLIFCAVFGFAGSLFSLFISKWMAKMSTSTQIISQPRTRHEQWLLQTVEQLSREAGIKMPEVGIFPAYEANAFATGWNKNDALVAVSQGLLERFSPDEVKAVLAHEIGHVANGDMVTLALIQGVVNTFVMFFARIIGNFVDKVIFKNEEGQGIAYYVATIVAELVLGILASSIVMWFSRKREFRADEAGARLAGTSAMIGALQRLRAEQGLPVHMPDTLNAFGINGGIKQGFARMFMSHPPLEERIDALRRRG
- a CDS encoding thiopurine S-methyltransferase, with the translated sequence MQPEFWHKRWTSNQIGFHLPEVNPYLQRYWPQLGLEEGARVLVPLCGKSLDLLWLAKCGHEVLGIELSEKAVEDFFHEHQFDPDVSDQGPFTVYRAGSIEIWCGDFFALTAGDVADCSALYDRAALIALPPTMREQYAEHLKRIMPKDSLGILITLDYDQAQMDGPPFAVLDDEVQRLFGATWALKILEDQDVLGESWKFVESGVTRLEERVYRVSSH